The genome window AGATCCGGTCTTCATCGTGCAGCTTGACGATCGCCTTCTTCCAGTCGCGGGTGTGACCCATCTTGGTCTTGAACCGCCGCGGCTTCCCCTTGTAGAGCTGCGTCCGGACGGCGGCGACGCGAACGCCCCACAGCTCCGACACGGCCTTCCGGATGTCGTCCTTGGTCGCGATCATCGCGACTTCGAACTGGTAGGCGTTGTAACGCTCCGCGTGGTGCGTTCCCTTTTCCGTGACGAGCGGACGAAGGATCACCTGGTGCGGCTCGAGAACGATTCCGGGCTTTGCGATCTTGGACATGTTGAGGCTCGTCATCCGGTTGCGGCCGTGGCGGCAACCCACTGGTGTCCGCAATGGCGGACGAAACCGATACCGTCCGCGGCTGCGGATGGGGCGATAGTCTGCGTTACTTGCCGCGGAGGGCGTCCAGGGCGTCCTTGGTGACGATCAGCCGCTTCTGGTGCAGCAGGTCGTACGCGTTGAGTTCCTTCGACGGCGAGACCCACAGCTTTTCGATGTTGCGGGCACACCGCCAGACGGTGGCGTCGTGGTCCTTGGTCGTCAGCAGGCAGGACTGGTCCTGCACGCCGAGGGCCTTGAGGAGGGTCGAGACGACCTTGGTCTTGGGTTCGTTGATCGCGATGCTGTCGACGACGATCGCTTCGCCGTCCTGGAACTTGCTCAGGAGGGCCATCTTGGTGGCGATCTGGAGCGATTTCCGCGGCATCCGGTAGCCGAAGTCCCGGGGGACCTTGGCGAAGGCGTGACCACCGCCGACGCGGGTGGGGGACCGCTTTCCGCCCGCACGGGCGTTACCGGTGCCCTTCTGCTTGAACAGCTTCTTCTTGCTGCCGGCGACTTCCGACCGGGTCTTGGTCTTGAACGTTCCGGCCCGCTTGTTCGCTTCGTACATGATCACGACTTCGTGCAGCAGCTGCTTGCTGATCCGGTCAGCAAGGTCTGCTCCATCGAACTCGTACTTGCCGACGGTCTTGCCAGACATGTCGACGACGGGAACCGAAATCATGATCTCACCTTGAGGGTCGTCCAGGGCTCAGGGCCCGGGGGCGATGTCTTGTGCGGCTGGCGGGGGGAGGGCTCGGAATCGTTCTCGAGGCCTACTTGGCCCGCTGGATCATCACGTAACCGCCGTTCGGGCCCGGGATCGAGCCTTCGACGACGATCATGTTGTTGTCCTTGTCGATCTGCAGCACGCGGAGATTCCGCGAGGTGCAGCGCTCGTTACCGAAGTGACCGGCCATCCGCTTCCCCTTCCACACGCGGGAGGGGTAGGTGTTGTTACCGATGCTTCCGGGCTTGCGGTGGGCCTTCTTGACACCGTGGCTCGCGCAGGTACCGGAGAAGTTGTGCCGCTTCATAACCCCGGTGAAGCCACGGCCCTTGCTGGTGCCGATGACGTCGACCCGGGCGACTCCGTCGAAGCTGTCCGCCGCGACGACGTGACCGACCTGGACTTCGACCGTTTCGCCGTCGACGCGGAATTCACGGACGAAACGCTTGGCTTCGCAGCCGGCCTTCGGCACGGCGGGGACGCCGGACTCGGCGAGCTTCTTCTGCCGCTTGCTCTTAAGGTCGGCGACGTGGCCGCGTTCGGCGCGGGAGGCCCGCGACCGCTTCCGCTGGTCTTCCGGGCGATCCTTGTCCTTGTCGCTGATCTTGTCGTCGAATCCGAGCTGAACCGCTTCGTAGCCGTCGCGATCCTTCGTCTTGACCTGCAGGACCGTGCACGGGCCAGCTTCGACGACGGTGGCGGAGTGGATGTTCCCCTGCGCGTCGTAGACCTGCGTCATTCCAATCTTGCGTCCGAGAATACCGACTGGCATGGCGATGACCTTGCACGATATCTCTGGCGACAAAGCCAGAGGGATTCACTTTAACGGGGTCTGCACGATCCTTCGCGACTCGGTCCGCTCCTGCGAGACCGTGGGGAATCGTGTCCTCGGCTCGCCAGATGCGAACCGGCTTCAGAATGGGCTTGTCCGTCCGTCCGTCTCTTCGTTCGATCCGTACGCTTAACCGATTCGTTCCACTGCTGTGCGACTACATCTGCCATTTGGCTCGGCTGGCTGCAGCCGGGGCCGTCCGGCCGGCCTAAGTCGTGGCCTTGATCTTGATGTCCACGCCGGCGGGGAGCGACAGCTTGTTGAGAGCGTCGATCGTCTTGCCGGTCGGCTGGACGATATCGATCACCCGCTTGTGCGTCCGGATTTCGAACTGCTCGCGGGACTTCTTGTCAATGTGCGGGCTGCGGAGGACGGTATAACGCTCGATCCGCGTGGGGAGCGGAATCGGTCCGTGAACCACCGCCCCCGTCCGCTTGGCCGTGTCAACGATGTCGGAAGCCGACTGATCGAGCACCGTGTGATCGTAGGCTTCCATCCGAATTCGAATTCGCTCGTTGCCAGCCACCGAACGTTACCTCTTGTTTCAGTGCCTGAGCTGCCGCACGTCGCGTTGCAACTCTGCTTACGTCAATGCTTTCCGACGAAAGCACCCCGCCCTCGAGACACCGGGAGCGGGGTGGGAAGCGAGGGATGATAAGAATGCGCCCGCGGAGTGTCAATTGAGTGGGGCGGGTTTACGTCGTTTCCGGACAGATTCACGACCGGTCGTCAAGGGGGATCCGGCGACCTCATCGCGATTTGATTAGTCTTTCAAAATCAGTTCAACCGGTTTGCCGTCGGTCGGGACCGTGGCGGTCAGGCCGGAGGTCCTCAAGTTGGCGTACTTCGCAGGGAAAATCGGTTGGAGGGGACGTTTCGATTCCGGCGTTCCGGGCATCGGCGGGGGTGTGGAAGGGGCGAGGCAGATGGCGTGCTTTCCGGCGACTGCTCCGGACTGTCCGTTGGTCTTGAGAACAAATGTTCCGTCCGAGCCGGTCGTCGCGAAGGCGGCGGGGCCGGAGGCGGGTACGAAACTGACGTTCAGGCCCGCGGCCGGCGACCCCTTGTAGGTCACGACGCCGCGGACGGGGCTCAGGTTCGGGATCCGCGGCTTCCCTCCACATCCGGCGGCCAGGAGCGGAACCAGAAGTAGACAGGCGTGCAGGCTGGGGCTCATGGGAATGTCGGACTCAGGGAGGACGTTGGCCCGACAGTCGAAGCGGAAAAATTCAGAACGCCTGGTGAAAGTGGAAGGCAACGGGGATCGACGGGGGTGTCATTCGATGGCCGGGACCGGGTCGCTGCCGTCGATCGTTGCCAGGAACCGGTAGCTCTGGAGGTCGATGTTCTCCGACAGGAACTTGATCCCGCCGTCGGCCATCAGGAAGTTCGCGCCCCCCTCGTGGTAGCTGGCAAAGGCGTAGTTGTTGGGCCAGTCGTCCGGCGGAAAGCTGTTCAGCACATAGTGATTGAGCGGAATGGCGGCCGTCGCGTTGACGCTGTTGAACCAGTACCACATCGACCGCGTGCACAGTCCGGCCACCGCCTCGCCCCCCGCGAGCGTGTTGCTGGTCCCGTCGCGGATCTGCGCTTCCCGGGTGGTGATCAGGCCGTCGGCGCACCGCCCCTGGAACCCGTTGGCAGCGTCGAGGCCGTTGGGGTGGTTGGCGAAGCGGCCCCGGGGGGAGGAGTTGATGAACGTTCCCCAAGCCCAGTTCGAGCCGGAGCAGAGCTTGTAATTCGTCACGCCGTAGGTGTTGGCGGCCCTCATGTCTCCGCGAGTGTCCAGCCGGCCCTGGTTGTTCGTGGAGTCCGACGGGCAGAGGAAAACCGGGATGACGAGCTGCGAGACGGCGTAGTTCTGCTGCACCCCCGGGTCGCCCGGGGCGGCGGACGCGTTGAAGTGCTTGTCGAAGTCGATCTTGTGGTAGATCGCCGCCTGATCGAGATACGGGAGGGCGAACTGGCACCACGATCGCGAGTCGTAGGCGTTGTCCGTGTAGTCGGCCCGCATGTTGAAGGTCGGCGGAAAGATGCCGAACACCTCGTGGTAGCTGTAGAGGGCGATCCCGATCTGCTTGAGATTGGCCCGGCACCGCGTGGCGCGGGCCGCTTCGCGGGCCTGCTGGACGGCGGGGAGCAGGAGCGCCACCAGGATGGCGATGATGGCGATGACGACGAGCAGTTCGATCAGTGTGAAGCCGGAGCGGCGCCGCAACATCCCATCCCCTCCGACGCCAAAAACGGCTGATCGCCCCCTCGACTGAGCCGTCGAGTTCGAATTTATCGTGCCTAGTGCGGTGTGGGTCGTCAAGCGGCGACAGGAGGCTGCGGCGCTGCTACGCTCGCTCGTTTTCCGTCCGCCCCATCCCTCTCCGCCGGTGTCATGCCCAAGCTGAAAACCGTCGCCGCCAGCATTTACGACTTCCCCAAGTATTACGACATGGTGTTCAACGCCGACTGGGGGACGGAGCTGAAGTTCATCGAGGCGGCTCTGGAGAAGCATTCTCGGCGGACCGTGAAACGGGTGTTCGAGCCGGCGTGCGGGACCGGCCGGCTGCTGGTGAAGCTTGCCAAACGCGGGTACGAGGCGTCAGGCAACGACCTCAATCCCAAGGCGGTCGCCTACTGCAATCGCCGGCTGCGGAGGCACGGGCTCCCCGAGACCGTCGAGGTGGGGGACATGTCCGCTTTTCGGCTGAAACGGAAGGTCGACGCGGGATTTAACCTGATCAATACGTTTCGTCATCTGGGGACGGAGGAGCAGGCGGAGGGGCATCTCCGCTGCATGGCGGAGGCCTTGAATCGGGGCGGGATTTACCTGCTGGGGCTGCACCTGCTCGCGAAGCGAGGGGAGCTGTGCGACGAGGAGTCATGGTCCGCGAAGCGGGGTGGGACCTCGGTGACGTCCCACATGTGGACCAAGAAGATCGATCGGCCGGGGCGGATGGAGTATCTCGGGATGACGATTGACGTCGTCGGTCCGACGGAGGAGTTCCGGATTGATGACGAGATGCATTACCGGACCTACACGATGTCGGAGATGCGGGATCTGCTGGGGCGTGTACCGGAGTTTGAGGTCGTCGAGACCTACAACTTTCACTGCGATATCGACAAGCCGCAGAAGCTGGACGACTGGACGCAGGATGTGATTTACGTTCTGAAGCGGAAGTAAGCGGTCGGTCGTCGGCTCGAACCGCTTTCGTGCCGGCACGACTGCGCTAGGTGAAACCCAACGTGCCACGGCCGCTGGGGTCAAGCGGGCCAAAAAACAACACAGGCCCCCTTGCCGCCGGAGGCACTTCCATGAGGAACCGTGGTAAACAACGGATGTCCCTTTTGTGGTACCAGCGTTGAGGACTCCCTCACATCACACCGCTCGCTCTGGTATCCCCGCGGGTTGGTGAGGGGCATACGGCACGGTGTCCGCGCTTGGACACTCACTCCTTCAGGCATCTTTCGACGGCCAGGCCTCCGGCGGGCAAGAGGGCGTTGCCCCCTTGCATCCCCCACCAGGGTGCCCCTGGACCCGGTGAAGTGCAGCCCCTCTATTCCCAGCCTGTGCCGGTCTCGCGGCAAAGAACATCCGGGAACGAATGCCTCTCCCCTTTGACCGTGATGCCCAGCATCGGCCATTGATCCGGAATCGTGAGCCACTCCGGACCCTCCGGTTGAACCAGCACCGTCTCACCCGTCAGCGCAAAACGAACCCCGGGATGCCAGTGCACCACGGTGCCACTGCCCAGGGTTGCCGGCTCGTCCGGACGGACCGTCAGCCCCGGCTGGTCATACCCCAGCGTCTCCCCCTGATCCGCCAGCCGCCATTCGTCCGCCACGCCGAACTTCTCATAAATGCGGTGGACCCGTTTCCAGGTCTCGCCGATCGACCAGCCCGCGAGCGAGAAGTGCATGGCGGTCGCCAGCACCAGCGTTGCCGCATTGTGGGTTTCAACAATCGATGCGGGGGGCTGACCGAAACAGACACTGCGGGAGACCCCGACATAAAGCCCGTTGCGGCGGCCGATCGCCGAGAGCACGCAGTGCCGGTTGACCGTGTCGGTCCCAAAGCCCCAGTGGCGATACCGGTGACCCTGAAAGTCCGCCATCACCTGCAGGCGATAGGGAGTGATGCCGTGCCGCAACAGGCGGTGGGCCAGGTGCCCCGCGACCTCGGACTCATTCTCTCCCTGACTGAAACTGCGAGCCGTCGCCTCGACAGCATGGGTGACTTCCCGGGCCAGCACGCGGATCCGGTTCGCCTCCAGATCGGTCAACGTCCGCCGGAAGTCCTGCAGCTCCGCGTCGATGCTCTGCGGGCCCGTGTCGTAAAGGACATTGCGGCCGCGGCACATGTCGTTGCAGAGCGTCCCGGTGATCTCCTGCCAGGGGCGCTCCTTGACCTGGAAACCGAGGCCGTTGAGCTGATGATCGAAGATGTGGCTCGAGTCCACGTTGCTCGTCAGGATCACGCGGACGTCGCGGGTGATGAACAGCGCGGCAACCGGGTCCAGCGTGCCCGGGCGGGTGTTTTCCGTTCCGCAGGTGAACCAGGCGAAGTTGGCTGGAGAGCGGAGGAGCAGTCCGTCGACGTTCTTGAGAGAAATGTATTCCGCCAGCAGTTGATGCTTGCGGTTGATAGACGCCGCACGGTCTACATCGAGAATCGGGATCTCCCCGGACGACGGGGGGGAGTAAGGTTCGAGTTCGGCGAAAGCCATGCTCGCGAGTTTTCCTGTGAGATGCCGGAAAAACCGTGAACGTCCGCTCCAAGACGGGCAACACGCGAGCTTAGCAAACGGAGTGCACCCGACACAGATATTGATGTCGGATCGCAACAAATCGCGGAATCCTGGTGCATGTGGCGTCATTTGCGATATCTGGGAGGGGCCGGAGTCCGCTATCGAACGCGCCGTCACGCCCGCGAATACCTGCATCTCCTGCAGAACTGTCGCGACGCTCAGCAGGTGAGCCTGCGAACGATCCTCGCCCTGAACGCCGACAGCGCGTTCAGCCGGGAACGGGGTCTCGATAGCACGCTTACGATCGAGGAATTCCGGCGACGGGTGCCAGTGGCGGGCTACGAAGCGTTCCGGCCCTACATCGAACGGACGATGCGGGGAGAGGCGACTGCGCTCCTCGGCCAGGCCAACCCGCCCATCATGTTCGCGCAGACGAGCGGCACGACCGCCGCTTCGAAGTCGATCCCGATCACGCGTCGGTTCCTCGACGATTACCGCCGCGGCTGGCAGGTGTGGGGGATCCGGAACTTCGACGATCATCCGCGCCTGCACCGGATGAACCTGTTCCAGGCGGTGAGCGATCACGACCAGTTCCGCTCCCCCTCCGGGCTGCCGTGCGGGAACATCAGCGGGCTCGTCCAAGCCATGCAGGGGCGGGTGATCAAGCTGCTCTACACCGTCCCGGACGCTGTGACGAAGGTCGCCGACCCGGAGGCGAAGTATTACGCCGCGCTGCGGCTGGGGATTGCCGACCCGCATGTCGGCTCGCTGATGACCGCCAACCCAAGCACGCTGGTCCTGATGGCGAAGCTGGCGGTCCGGTATGCCGAGTCTCTCATTCGCGATGTCCGCGACGGCACGCTCTCGAGCGAGTTCCCGTACGGCTCCGCCGATCACGACCGGCTCCGTCCGTGGATCCGGCGGCGGGATCCCGCGCGGGCCCGCGTCCTGGATAGGCTCGCCGAGAAGGCCGGGATGCTCCGGCCGCGCGACGTCTGGCCGGACCTGCAGGTCATCGCGGTCTGGACCGGCGGGAGCGTGGGGGCGTATCTGCCGCAGGTTCGCGAGTGGTACGGCGATGTTCCGTTCCGCGATCACGGACTCTCGGCGAGCGAAGGGCGGATGACGCTGCCGCTGGGGGACAACACGTCGGCGGGGCCGCTCGATGTCGGGACCCACTTCTTCGAGTTCATTCCGGTGAGCGAGATCGAATCGGCGTCGCCGACGGTCCTGCTGGCCGACGAACTGCGGGAGGGGGAGGAGTATTTCATCCTGCTGACGACGGCCTCGGGGCTGTACCGCTACGACATCCGCGATGTTGTCCGCTGCACCGGGTTTCTGGGGACGACGCCGGTGCTGGAGTTCCGGCACAAGGGGGCGCACATCTCCAGTATCACGGGAGAGAAGCTCACGGAATCGCAGGTGGCCGAGGCGCTGCGGGGGGCGAGCGAGCAGACGGGGCTGTGTCTCCCTCCGGTGACGCTCTGTCCGGCCTGGGGAGACCCACCGCGATACGAGTTGCTGGTGGAGGAGGATGAGACGACGCCGGCGGCGCGGTGGGTTCAGTTCGCCGAGGTGCTGGAGGGGCTGCTGCGGGCCGGGAACATTGAGTACGCCGACAAGCGGAAGACGCAGCGGTTGGCTGCCGTAGGGTTGCGGATTCTGGGGGCGGGGACCTGGGAGCGGTTCATTCGGGACCGGCAGACGCGGCCCGGCGGGAGCGTGGAGCAGTACAAGCATCCGATCCTGAAGCCGGATCTCAGCTTCGCGGAGACGCTGGTGCGGGAGTTCAGTCCGCAGTCGGTGTCGGCGGCGGCGAAACGGTCGCGATCGTCGCTGGAGCCTCGTTAGGGGGCGGGGGAAGAGGCTTGAGGCGGAAGGCTGAAGGTCGAGGGCGAACGGGAGGCCTTTGCTCGATCCGACGTCAATCGCCCACGATCCCGCTCAGCTCTTCGCTGGCTGCGTGTTTGAGCGATGAGCAGTGCCTCCGTTGTCGGTTCGTCCGCGCGGCGCGTGACTCGGCTCTGCAGCGATATCGGCCCTCGGATGGCGCCTTGAGAATCTTCCGAAATCCCGCGTGACTTTCCGGCGGCCGCTTCGCCAGTGGTAGCAGGCGGGAGACGTCTCCCGTCGATCCGGTGAGGTTCGCACGATGACCCGGGACGATCCGGTTTCCGCTTTCGCCGACGGCGTTTCCAGCGCGTTGGGGGGCGTCGCGTGGTTTCTGACCCTGTTCGCGGCGGGGGCGTGGCTGGGGCTGTCGTATCGAGCGGGGAGCTGGGCCGACGGTCGGGAGACGTACTTCTTTCTGCTTGGATCGGTCCTGCTGGCCCCCTTCTCGCCGCAGCGGCTTCTGTGTTGGGGGACTTCCGTTGGTCTGTGGTTGATGGGACGCCGGTCACAGTCCGCGGTCGTGGGAGCCGGCGGCGGGCTGAGCGTCCTGCTGATCTGGGCTGGAATGGCGGCCTGGGAATGGAGACTGCGGTGGTGACTGTGTTTCGAACGCCTGCGGAGTGAGGAGATGGCAATGAGCCGAAACCTGAGCGACGAACGGCGGCGATGGTTCCTGAAGGGAGCGGCTGGGCTGGGGATCCTGCTCGGGGCGGCTCATCTGGCCGCCGATGTCTTCTGGATGAAGTTCAATTTCCGGGAGCATCCGACGCTCGGCCTGATGCTGGTCCTGTCTCCTTGCCTTTCGTTCTTGGTGCTCGGGCTGGTGGCCCGGTCTCAAGGCCGGGGCCGGTACCTCGTCTCGATGCCGAGCCTGTGCTTCGGGGCGGCGGTCGGAGTCGTCATCAACGTGTTCACGATCTGGATGGAGCTCATTGAGTTTCTGACGCCGTACAATGGCGGGGGCGCGAACATTGGAATGGGGCTTCTGCTGCTCGGAACGCCGATCTTCACGCCGCCGCTGATGTTTGCGACCGTGCTCGCGGTCGAGCTGGCCGTTCGCAGCATCGGGCCGCGCAGGCCGCAGACTCATTCCTGAAGCTTGACCGCCCTGGGGATCGAAACGCGGAGTCCCGTTCCCGGCGCGTTGCCCCAGGCGATGGCGTTTCACGCCTTCGGCGTGCCGGGCTCGATCCGAGGGCGATGACACGGCGCGACCGCGCCGGGCGCCTGCGAACCAGCAAGGGGAGGGCGACAGAACGGGACGTCAATTGCCCAGCGTCCTGGCGAGCTGGCCCGCTTTGACGATGCCGCCCTGCAGGACGGCGATGAATCGCCGGCGGTCTTCGAGGACGGAGATATCCGCGACGACGTCGCCGTCGACGATCAGGACGTCCGCCAGTTTGCCCGGTTCGAGCGTCCCGAGCTCGTGGCCGCGGCCGAGGATCTCCGCTCCGTTCCGGGTGGCGCAGCGGAGCGTTTCGAGCGGCGTGAAGCCGACGTGCCGGACGAAGAATGTCAGCTCGCGGGCGTAGTCGCCGTGCGGGTTCCAGGCGAAGCCGTAGTCGCCCCCCATGCCGAGCCGGCCGCCCGCCTTGAGGATCCGGCGGGCGCTCTCGGCGCCCCCTTCGAGCGTCTCCTTGTGGCCGTCGATGACCCGCGGCGGCAGACCGAACTCGGGGCCGCGGACGATGCTCGCGTATTCGAAGTAGAGGGCGGGCACGCAAGGGACGTCCCGCTCCAGCAGCAGGTCCATCGCCTCGTCGTCCATGAACGTGCCGTGCTCGATCGCGTCGTAGCCGGCGCGAAGGGCGTTCTTGATCCCTTCGGTGGCGCGGCAGTGGCCGGTCACCTTGAGTCCATGGTTGTGGGCGGTCGAGACAACCGCCGCCATCTCCTCGAAGGTCATGCAGAGTGTGTGGTGGTCGTTGATGTCCGGCGAGGCGGCGTCGCCCGTGGGGTAGGTCTTGACCCACTCGACGCCGTCCTTGACGAGTTTGCGGACCGCCTGCCGCGCCTCGTGCGGGCCGTTGACGATCAGAACCAGCCCTTCCATCCCGATCTTGCGGAAGTCCGGGTTCCAGTCCATCAGGCCGCCGGCGCCGCAGATCTCCCGCCCGCTGGCGGCGAGCCGCGGGCCCGGCATCTGGTCCTCTTCGATCGCCTTCTTGAGCCAGAAGTCGATGTTGAACAGGCTCCCTCCGCTGCGGGCGGAAGTGTAGCCACATTCCAGGGCCAGCTTGGCGTTGCAAGCCGCGAGGAGCGTGACGTATTCGACCGGGTACTTGATATCGAGGTCTTCGAGGGCCGCGACGTTGAAGTAGGTCGGGTGGAAATGGGCCTCGACGAGCCCCGGCAGGATCGTTCCGCCGCGGGCGTCGATCGTCTGGTCCGGCTCTCGGTCCCGCGGGTGACCCGCGGCGGCCAGTCCGGCGATCGGGCCGGCGTAAGCGATCCGGCCCTCTTCAATGAGCAGGGCAGCGTCGGGGATCGGCGGAGTGCCGTTTCCGTCGACGAGCTGGCCGTTCCGAATCAGCGTGCAACCGGTCCCGGAGCGCATGGGACGTGGCCTCGAAAGGGGGACTGATGGACGTGGCCCGATTCTGCCGTGAGAGATCGGCCCGCACAAGCAGCGACGGCTTGAGTCTCAACCGGAAGGCCGGCCCCGCCGAACGCGAAGGTCTGTGGCGAGATTCCAGCAGAGCGCTGGGTTTCGAAGACTCAACCCAGCCTACGACGAACCTTCCCCGGAGACGGCCTCGGTCCTGTGCCACCCGTCTTGAACCATGTCTCGGATGTCAGACGCGAACAGGAAGGTTGAGAGAAAGAACACGAGTCCGAGAGGAAGGGCCGCGAATTGGAAGCCCCTGGTCAACACGCCGGTCAGCTCAAGAACGAATCGCAGCGTCGCTTCATCCTCGAACTGAATGTGGCTCGCCACACTGGAAGCACACATTGCGGTGGAAAGGACCAGCCCCGAAGCCGAAAGAAGGCACGCGAAGAATGTTTTCGACAGCAGCGCTGTGGCCGAGAGACTTCGCTGCGACCGGATTCGCCAGATGAGACTTGCTACGGCGACTGAGACGCACCCCGCAATCAACACGCTCAACAAGACCGCGGCCACAGTTCGCTCCTGGGGTTCCCTGGTGACTGTTGTCGGACTGTCTCGCCGTCCTGCCGCACTTCAGGAACGTCACCGTTCCACCGCGGTCATGCCGGGACTCGTATTGAGGACACCCTTCCCGCGAAAACTGGCCCAAACTCCGCGCCACCCTCGGCGCAAAAAAGAACCTCCGCCTGTGCCGTTCGAACTGTCTGGCTGGACCCGCAGTTTGAGGTGGAAACCGCGCTTCCGGGTTGTGTGAGCCGTGGTGCCGACGAATCGGTCACCCGGATATACACGCAGCCGAAAGTGCAGCCCCCTGCGAGATAGTTGTAGGGTCCGCGCACTTCACAATTCGTGATCGAACACCGCAGAGGTGTAAGCTCCGAAGAGCTCAACGGCATGCTAGTCCCGGGGAAGGAGGGGGACAAGGAGTCGTTCCGTTCGTTTGCCGAATTGACAGGAGTTTTGCCGTCGCTGAACGCGTTCGTCATCCGTCTGCCGCGAACGACGCCTTTGCGGTTGAACATCGAACACGTTGCGAGATTGCGACAGGTCGGATGCCTTCAGGAACCTGCGCGGCTCAGCAGGAGCTTCGCCCTCCCCGGGCGCGGCGTTAGGATGCCGGAGTCGACTTGCTCGCCGCCGGAAGGTGCTGTTTGGATCAGGAACCGCCATCACGACTTGCGAATGTCTTGTGGCCGACGGCAAGCGGTTTGCGGCTCTGGGCCGGGCTGGTCGTCTGTCTCTGTGGAGTGATTGCCGGGGCCGCGCCGCCGAAGCTGGAGTACACGCTCGACGGCGTTTCGCCTTTGGCGGAGAAACGGATCGAAGCGGCCGAAGACTTTCTGTCCGCGAAGCAGTGGGATGAGGCGTTCCGGCTTCTCGATGAAGTCCTCCGCGAGTATCGGCGGGACCTCGTCGAAGCGGAGCCGGGGCGGTGGGTGAGCGTTCCGCGGCGCGTCAGCGAGATCACCGCCGCGCTGGAGCCGGAGGGGCTGGCGGCGTACCGCCAGCGGGTCGATGCGCAGGCGTCCGAGTTGTTTCGGGAAGCGGAGGCGGCCGGCGACGTGCCGCGGCTGGAACGGCTGGTGACGGAGTTCTTTGCCAGTACGCCGGCCGAAGGGGCGCTGTGGCGTCTTGGGGAGCGGTATTGGCAGGCGGGGGAGATTGCCGCTGCACGGGACGTGTGGCGGTCGCTGATCGCCGAGGGAATGATCGCCCGGAACTACCCATCGCCAACGATGGCCCAGCCGCTGGTTTGGGCGCGTGTGGCCCTGTGTCACCTGCTGCTCAATGACATCGATTCCGCCAACGGATGTGTCGGGCGGCTCTATGACAACTTTCCCGATGCGACCGGAACGATCGGCGGTCGGGAGGGACTATTGAAGGAGCTGATTTTAGAGACGATCGAAGAGCGGAGGGCGCATCGGCCCGCCGGAGGGGGATCGGCACCCTGGCAGGGAGCCGGGTCCGCCGCCGAAACACGGGTGAACGGTCTTCGCTGGTCGTCGGCGGGTGGAGCGGTTCCATCCTTCGGCGACCGCGTCGTACAGGAGGTTCCGGCCGCCTGGTCGAACGTGCTGCTGGCTTCGACAAACGACCGCGTCCGAGCCCTCGATCTTCGGACCGGCCGGCCGGCGTGGCCTTCGGGGAAGCGCGAGGATGACGGCTCCGTCTTCGAGACCGATCCGGCCCCGTTGACGGATCCCTGGCCGCGGCCGCTTCATCGTCCGGCGATTGGTGACGGGGTCGGCTTTGTCCGCCTCGGCGTCGGCGGGAAGCCGAACCGGCTGTCGCTTCTGCAGAACGATACCTCCCGCATTGTGGCCCTCGACCTGAAGGCCGGGGAGGGAAAACTGCTGTGGTCGACGATGGCGGGGGATCTGGACCGGTCGCAGTCGTGGGGGTTTGCCAGTTCGCCGGTCGTCTCCGAAGACCGGGTCCTGGCGGTGGTCCGGACGCCGGGGA of Planctomyces sp. SH-PL14 contains these proteins:
- a CDS encoding GH3 auxin-responsive promoter family protein; this encodes MWRHLRYLGGAGVRYRTRRHAREYLHLLQNCRDAQQVSLRTILALNADSAFSRERGLDSTLTIEEFRRRVPVAGYEAFRPYIERTMRGEATALLGQANPPIMFAQTSGTTAASKSIPITRRFLDDYRRGWQVWGIRNFDDHPRLHRMNLFQAVSDHDQFRSPSGLPCGNISGLVQAMQGRVIKLLYTVPDAVTKVADPEAKYYAALRLGIADPHVGSLMTANPSTLVLMAKLAVRYAESLIRDVRDGTLSSEFPYGSADHDRLRPWIRRRDPARARVLDRLAEKAGMLRPRDVWPDLQVIAVWTGGSVGAYLPQVREWYGDVPFRDHGLSASEGRMTLPLGDNTSAGPLDVGTHFFEFIPVSEIESASPTVLLADELREGEEYFILLTTASGLYRYDIRDVVRCTGFLGTTPVLEFRHKGAHISSITGEKLTESQVAEALRGASEQTGLCLPPVTLCPAWGDPPRYELLVEEDETTPAARWVQFAEVLEGLLRAGNIEYADKRKTQRLAAVGLRILGAGTWERFIRDRQTRPGGSVEQYKHPILKPDLSFAETLVREFSPQSVSAAAKRSRSSLEPR
- a CDS encoding PQQ-binding-like beta-propeller repeat protein, yielding MRLWAGLVVCLCGVIAGAAPPKLEYTLDGVSPLAEKRIEAAEDFLSAKQWDEAFRLLDEVLREYRRDLVEAEPGRWVSVPRRVSEITAALEPEGLAAYRQRVDAQASELFREAEAAGDVPRLERLVTEFFASTPAEGALWRLGERYWQAGEIAAARDVWRSLIAEGMIARNYPSPTMAQPLVWARVALCHLLLNDIDSANGCVGRLYDNFPDATGTIGGREGLLKELILETIEERRAHRPAGGGSAPWQGAGSAAETRVNGLRWSSAGGAVPSFGDRVVQEVPAAWSNVLLASTNDRVRALDLRTGRPAWPSGKREDDGSVFETDPAPLTDPWPRPLHRPAIGDGVGFVRLGVGGKPNRLSLLQNDTSRIVALDLKAGEGKLLWSTMAGDLDRSQSWGFASSPVVSEDRVLAVVRTPGTESQLGVACLSARTGQRLWLRAVGTVLSEADPLWGREVLVAASGRIVLNVAGLVALLRLDDGSVEWVVRESRREGAGEPGSDLTATIVPLVEKGTIYAVVGPRTAACLDWEDGRREWTAEFDDEIEAAVARGERIVAFAGRSLTGVHIWSGKPMWRLRFPDAGMGPGWQAGRDLFWSTNEDLLTVDLARGSVVHRVPLPFRGERGREGIQGGWLSGAAGSLILAAPAGLRVFEVGPSADGRGATR
- a CDS encoding metal-dependent hydrolase family protein, which produces MRSGTGCTLIRNGQLVDGNGTPPIPDAALLIEEGRIAYAGPIAGLAAAGHPRDREPDQTIDARGGTILPGLVEAHFHPTYFNVAALEDLDIKYPVEYVTLLAACNAKLALECGYTSARSGGSLFNIDFWLKKAIEEDQMPGPRLAASGREICGAGGLMDWNPDFRKIGMEGLVLIVNGPHEARQAVRKLVKDGVEWVKTYPTGDAASPDINDHHTLCMTFEEMAAVVSTAHNHGLKVTGHCRATEGIKNALRAGYDAIEHGTFMDDEAMDLLLERDVPCVPALYFEYASIVRGPEFGLPPRVIDGHKETLEGGAESARRILKAGGRLGMGGDYGFAWNPHGDYARELTFFVRHVGFTPLETLRCATRNGAEILGRGHELGTLEPGKLADVLIVDGDVVADISVLEDRRRFIAVLQGGIVKAGQLARTLGN